The Acinetobacter lwoffii genomic sequence TTTCCTGATGGTGGTGTTGCTCGTTTTAAAGTGTATGGTGAAGTGAGCGTTCAACAACAAGATCACACTGCAACAATTGATTTAGTTGCTTTAGAAAATGGTGGACGTGTAATTGCTTATAGCGATGCACATTTTGGTCATCCACGTAATCTGATTAACCCAGGTCGCGGAATTAATATGGGTGATGGTTGGGAAACCAAACGTCGTCGTGCACCGGGCTTTGATTGGTGTATTTTGGCTTTGGGTCAAACTGGTGCAATTGAAAAAATTGATATCGATACGGCACACTTTAAAGGCAACTTTCCAGCCCAAGTCTCTATTCAAGCCGTATATGTTAAAGATGCAACTGATCCACAATTAATTCCACAAAGTATGTTCTGGCCATTTTTGCTTGAAGCACAAGACATGCAAATGGATCATATTCATAGCTTTGTAAACGAAATTTTGCAACATGAAAAGATCTCGCATATTCGCATTAATATGATTCCAGATGGTGGTATCAGCCGTATTCGTTTGTGGGGTA encodes the following:
- the alc gene encoding allantoicase; translated protein: MATLLAPDFDIPAQLQTLTNLADDRIGAKIIECSDEFFAEAKRMLQFDAPIFVEDKFDDHGKWMDGWETRRKRHTGYDWAIIQLGVAGHIKALDIDTTFFTGNYPASASVEACYAPDGDLAQAEWLNILENNVLGPSQHHVLPITADQVFTHVRLNIFPDGGVARFKVYGEVSVQQQDHTATIDLVALENGGRVIAYSDAHFGHPRNLINPGRGINMGDGWETKRRRAPGFDWCILALGQTGAIEKIDIDTAHFKGNFPAQVSIQAVYVKDATDPQLIPQSMFWPFLLEAQDMQMDHIHSFVNEILQHEKISHIRINMIPDGGISRIRLWGKTKS